A portion of the Sulfuricurvum kujiense DSM 16994 genome contains these proteins:
- a CDS encoding 2-oxoglutarate ferredoxin oxidoreductase subunit beta, translated as MAFNYDQYLRVDKMPTLWCWGCGDGVILKAVIRAIEKMQWDMDKVCVVSGIGCSGRFSSYINCNTVHTTHGRTVAYATGIKLTRPDAHVIVVAGDGDGLAIGGNHTIHGCRRNIDLNFILINNFIYGLTNSQISPTTPQGMWCVSAQNGNIDPTFDACKLAIGAGASFVARETMLDPKKLEKVLVKGFSHKGFSFFDIMSNCHINLGRKNKMANAMENLAWIDSITTPLKKWEALSPEEQMNKFPTGVLREVEQAEYCDLYDMVIEAAQGKRAKITQDDFAKKI; from the coding sequence ATGGCTTTCAATTACGATCAATATTTACGTGTAGATAAAATGCCGACACTTTGGTGTTGGGGTTGTGGCGACGGTGTTATCTTAAAAGCTGTTATCCGTGCCATTGAAAAGATGCAATGGGATATGGACAAAGTCTGTGTCGTATCGGGTATCGGATGTTCAGGCCGTTTCAGTTCATACATCAACTGTAATACGGTACATACGACTCACGGACGTACGGTTGCGTATGCTACGGGTATCAAATTGACCCGTCCTGATGCACACGTTATCGTTGTAGCGGGTGACGGTGACGGTCTTGCGATCGGTGGTAACCATACCATTCACGGATGCCGCCGTAATATCGATTTGAATTTTATTCTTATCAACAACTTTATTTACGGTTTGACCAATTCCCAAATCTCTCCGACAACTCCGCAGGGTATGTGGTGTGTATCGGCGCAAAACGGGAATATCGATCCTACGTTCGATGCGTGTAAACTTGCTATCGGAGCCGGTGCGTCGTTTGTAGCGCGCGAGACTATGCTTGATCCTAAAAAATTGGAAAAAGTTCTTGTAAAAGGGTTCTCACACAAAGGATTCTCGTTCTTTGACATTATGTCTAACTGCCATATCAACCTTGGCCGTAAAAACAAAATGGCAAATGCGATGGAAAACCTTGCATGGATTGACAGCATTACGACACCGTTGAAAAAATGGGAAGCATTAAGCCCTGAAGAGCAAATGAACAAATTCCCGACGGGTGTATTACGTGAAGTAGAGCAGGCGGAGTATTGTGATCTTTACGATATGGTCATCGAAGCGGCACAAGGCAAACGCGCGAAAATCACGCAAGACGACTTTGCGAAAAAAATCTAA